The Brasilonema sennae CENA114 genome includes a region encoding these proteins:
- a CDS encoding class I SAM-dependent methyltransferase, producing MQDPKQQRNPRYSMNLEQRKTWYSPVADVYYKARAPYSQKLINRAVTLAQLSSDATILEVGCGPGNATVCFAQLGFCMICLEPNQDFYYLAQRNCAPYSKVEICNTSFEEWELEAKKFNAVLSANAFHWIPPEIGYSKAAEALQDNGSLILLWNMTPEPRYEVYQAIEEVYQAYAPSLAHYEGAETQADILRSFGQNILNSGYFRDLVSEQIACEVTYSIDNFLNLLSTLRSLDPQTKDLLFKRLREKLEDFGENIQLSYLCAVQIARKDR from the coding sequence ATGCAAGACCCTAAACAACAAAGAAACCCTCGTTATTCCATGAACTTGGAACAGAGAAAAACTTGGTATTCTCCTGTCGCTGATGTCTACTATAAAGCAAGAGCACCTTATTCTCAAAAACTGATTAATCGTGCTGTGACTCTAGCTCAACTTTCTTCAGATGCAACGATTCTTGAAGTCGGCTGTGGCCCGGGGAACGCAACAGTCTGTTTTGCTCAATTGGGTTTTTGTATGATTTGTCTTGAGCCAAACCAAGATTTCTATTATTTAGCACAACGCAATTGTGCGCCATATTCAAAAGTTGAGATTTGCAATACTTCATTTGAAGAGTGGGAATTGGAAGCTAAGAAGTTCAACGCTGTTTTGTCAGCCAATGCTTTTCACTGGATACCGCCAGAGATTGGATATTCCAAAGCGGCTGAGGCATTACAAGACAACGGTAGTCTGATCTTGTTATGGAACATGACACCCGAACCTCGATACGAAGTGTACCAAGCCATTGAGGAGGTTTATCAAGCGTATGCTCCTTCACTTGCGCATTATGAAGGTGCAGAAACTCAAGCGGATATTTTGAGAAGTTTTGGACAAAACATTCTGAACTCAGGTTATTTTAGAGATTTGGTGTCTGAGCAGATAGCGTGTGAAGTTACATATAGTATCGATAATTTTCTTAATCTTCTAAGTACTCTGCGATCGCTTGATCCGCAGACAAAGGATTTGCTATTTAAAAGGTTGAGGGAAAAATTGGAGGACTTTGGAGAGAATATTCAACTCTCATATCTCTGTGCGGTTCAGATTGCCCGAAAAGACAGATGA
- a CDS encoding cysteine synthase family protein — protein sequence MNHLAKSSAFENVVNSQQKNHSTWKKFAAADVTQAIGNVPIVQLRNICRVGVTSECFLKLESCNPGGSIKEKNAIYLVTRAEEEGLLVPGGTIIESSSGNFGVGLAMVGAARGYRVIIVVDAKTASPFRRMIQAYGAELVDVPLHEADESGSMQKARMKRAKKLAATIPHAWYPCQHLNPLNPEAHSHYTAREIEAYFSSDLDAVVVGISTAGQIMGIARYLLPRFPHLQVVGVDVEGSVIMGTPSKPYKMTGIGLSFFPPNLDLSLLTRAYVIPEAIAYSVCHALARREGLLLGASTGAIVAGGLHLARELGPGARILMINPDRGDRYLETVYDSNWLSHHGFALIEGEHLDHAIASLSPLYF from the coding sequence ATGAATCACCTTGCCAAATCTTCAGCTTTCGAGAATGTTGTTAACTCTCAACAAAAAAATCATAGTACATGGAAAAAATTTGCGGCTGCTGATGTTACCCAGGCAATAGGAAATGTGCCTATTGTACAACTCAGAAACATCTGCCGTGTCGGTGTTACATCAGAATGTTTCTTGAAGCTAGAAAGCTGCAATCCTGGAGGGTCAATTAAGGAGAAAAATGCGATTTACCTCGTCACGCGTGCGGAAGAGGAAGGGCTACTTGTGCCTGGTGGTACAATTATCGAATCAAGTTCGGGCAATTTCGGCGTTGGTCTTGCTATGGTAGGAGCAGCACGAGGGTATCGAGTCATTATTGTAGTCGATGCAAAAACTGCTTCACCGTTTCGACGAATGATTCAAGCATACGGTGCTGAACTTGTAGATGTACCTCTTCACGAGGCAGACGAATCAGGCTCGATGCAAAAAGCCCGAATGAAACGAGCAAAGAAGCTTGCAGCAACTATTCCTCATGCTTGGTATCCATGTCAGCATTTGAATCCTTTGAATCCGGAGGCACATTCACACTATACTGCGCGTGAGATTGAAGCCTACTTTTCTTCAGATCTCGATGCCGTAGTGGTCGGTATTAGTACTGCTGGACAAATAATGGGAATTGCTCGCTATCTTCTGCCCCGCTTTCCGCATCTGCAAGTTGTTGGCGTTGATGTGGAGGGGTCGGTCATTATGGGAACACCATCAAAACCATACAAGATGACGGGTATTGGCTTATCGTTCTTTCCACCGAATCTCGACCTTTCGCTGTTAACTCGTGCGTATGTGATACCTGAGGCGATCGCCTACTCAGTCTGTCATGCACTTGCACGTCGCGAGGGATTGCTTCTGGGTGCGTCAACTGGGGCAATTGTTGCTGGTGGCTTGCATCTTGCACGTGAACTTGGTCCTGGTGCCCGTATTCTTATGATCAATCCAGACCGAGGGGATCGATATTTGGAGACAGTGTACGATTCCAATTGGCTCTCCCATCACGGATTTGCGCTTATCGAGGGGGAGCATCTTGATCATGCAATCGCTTCACTAAGTCCCTTGTATTTCTAG
- the nifJ gene encoding pyruvate:ferredoxin (flavodoxin) oxidoreductase has protein sequence MKKTFATIDGNEAVARVAYRLNEVIAIYPITPSSSMGEWADTWSSEERPNVWGTVPRVVAMQSEGGAAAAVHGALQTGSLTTTFTSSQGLLLMIPNLYKIAGELTSAVIHVAARSLATHALSIFGDHSDVMAARATGFALLCSASVQESQDFALIAQAVTLQARVSFMHFFDGFRTSHEIQKVQLLEDSDLQALIDEELVFAHRDRALTPDHPVLRGTAQNPDVYFQSRESINPYYNVCPDIVQQAMDKFGELTGRYYRIFEYHGAPDAEEVIVIMGSGCETVHETVDNFIARGKKVGVVKVRLFRPFDVKRFVEVLPASVKAIAVLDRTKEPGSAGEPLYLDVVTAIHEEWLDRERGSGRLSTPRIIGGRYGLSSKEFTPAMVQAVFESLTQAKPKNHFTIGINDDVSHTSLPFDADFSIEPDNVVRAMFYGLGSDGTVGANKNSIKIIGEQTDNYAQGYFVYDSKKSGSMTVSHLRFGPQPIRSTYLIDKANFIGCHQWTFLERIDVLKAAVVGGTFLLNSPYDADTVWEHLPVEVQQQITRKQLKFYIIDANQVARESGMGGRINTIMQVCFFALAGVLPQEEAIAKIKQAIEKTYGKKGAEVVRMNLEAVDRTLENLHKVEVEIKQMTSSSSPSPSSPPPPPPPPSPPSPPSPYPSLPVSPPEFMREVLGKIMAWQGDELPVSAFPVDGTFPTGTAKWEKRNVAEEIPVWDPDVCVQCSKCVIVCPHGVIRGKAYEAGELTNAPTTFKSISARDKDFAGQKFTIQVAPEDCTGCAICVDVCPAKNKSLPERKAIYMEAQLPLREQERENWNFFLSLPNPDRRQLKLHQVRQQQLQEPLFEFSGACGGCGETPYLKLLTQLFGDRAVIANATGCSSIYGGNLPTTPWTTNAEGKGPAWSNSLFEDNAEFGFGFRLSLDKHAEFATELLQKLSDEIGDDNLVQSILNQEQKTEADIYEQREHVKLLKQKLDQLLESEQNAKTQEHQNAESFAIESLKSQIITADARGYTQTEQTNVNLQKRPSAVQNLRPQIITADINGHTQMKQTNVRVHQHGRCFKSGNAPNALPRPSAVQNLKSIADYLVRKSVWIVGGDGWAYDIDFGGIDHVIASGRNVNILVMDTEVYSNTGGQSSKATPRAAVAKFASSGKPAGKKDLGLIAMTYGHVYVASVALGARDEHTLKAFLEAEAYDGPSLIIAYSHCIAHGINMTTAMNHQKALVEAGRWLLYRYNPDLRKEGKNPLQLDMRQPKQSVDQSMYQENRFKMLTKSKPALAKRLLEEAQAEVDARWQMYEYLANRKLP, from the coding sequence ATGAAAAAAACCTTTGCAACAATAGATGGAAATGAGGCTGTTGCCCGTGTTGCTTACCGCCTAAATGAAGTGATTGCCATTTATCCTATCACCCCCTCATCATCAATGGGTGAATGGGCAGATACCTGGTCGAGTGAAGAACGTCCCAATGTATGGGGTACTGTTCCAAGAGTGGTGGCAATGCAGAGTGAAGGTGGGGCAGCGGCTGCGGTGCATGGGGCATTGCAAACAGGTAGTCTCACGACAACCTTCACATCATCCCAGGGATTGCTGTTGATGATTCCCAACCTGTACAAAATAGCAGGTGAACTCACCAGTGCCGTTATTCACGTTGCTGCACGGTCTTTGGCAACCCACGCCCTGTCAATTTTTGGCGATCATAGTGACGTGATGGCTGCGCGTGCGACTGGCTTTGCCTTGTTGTGTTCCGCTTCAGTACAGGAAAGTCAGGACTTTGCTCTGATCGCTCAAGCTGTCACCCTTCAGGCACGAGTGTCATTTATGCACTTCTTTGACGGCTTCCGCACCTCTCATGAAATTCAAAAAGTTCAACTCCTGGAAGACAGCGATCTTCAGGCGCTGATTGATGAGGAACTGGTATTTGCTCATCGCGATCGCGCTTTAACCCCAGATCATCCAGTCTTGCGGGGAACCGCCCAAAACCCCGATGTTTACTTTCAATCCCGCGAAAGCATTAATCCTTATTACAACGTTTGTCCCGACATTGTCCAACAAGCAATGGATAAATTCGGGGAACTCACAGGACGATATTACCGCATCTTTGAATACCACGGTGCCCCTGATGCTGAAGAAGTTATCGTGATCATGGGTTCCGGCTGTGAAACAGTGCATGAAACCGTAGATAACTTCATTGCCCGTGGAAAAAAAGTTGGTGTTGTCAAAGTTAGGCTATTCCGTCCTTTTGACGTCAAACGCTTTGTAGAAGTTTTACCTGCTAGTGTCAAAGCAATAGCAGTCCTAGATCGCACCAAAGAACCTGGTAGTGCAGGTGAACCCCTTTATTTAGATGTTGTCACTGCTATTCACGAGGAGTGGTTAGATAGAGAAAGGGGGAGTGGAAGACTTTCTACTCCGAGAATTATCGGTGGTCGTTACGGTCTTTCTTCCAAAGAATTTACCCCAGCGATGGTGCAGGCAGTTTTTGAAAGCTTGACTCAGGCAAAACCAAAAAATCACTTTACCATCGGTATTAACGACGACGTTAGTCACACGTCTTTACCATTTGACGCCGACTTTTCTATTGAACCAGATAACGTCGTGCGAGCAATGTTCTACGGATTGGGTTCCGATGGTACAGTCGGCGCAAACAAAAACTCAATCAAGATTATTGGTGAACAAACTGATAACTACGCTCAAGGTTACTTTGTTTACGATTCCAAAAAATCTGGTTCAATGACCGTGTCGCACCTGCGTTTTGGTCCACAACCAATTCGCTCAACTTACCTGATTGACAAAGCCAACTTTATTGGTTGTCATCAGTGGACTTTTTTAGAACGCATTGATGTCCTAAAAGCCGCTGTTGTTGGAGGAACATTCCTGCTGAACAGTCCTTATGATGCTGATACTGTTTGGGAACATCTTCCAGTGGAAGTACAACAGCAAATTACTCGCAAGCAACTGAAGTTCTATATCATTGATGCGAATCAGGTTGCTCGCGAAAGTGGGATGGGAGGACGGATTAACACAATCATGCAGGTATGCTTTTTTGCCTTAGCAGGCGTCTTACCACAAGAAGAAGCGATCGCCAAAATCAAGCAAGCCATTGAAAAAACTTACGGAAAGAAAGGCGCGGAAGTCGTCCGCATGAACTTAGAAGCTGTAGACAGAACTTTGGAAAATTTGCATAAAGTCGAAGTAGAGATCAAACAGATGACTTCCTCATCATCCCCATCTCCGTCATCACCCCCACCCCCCCCACCTCCCCCATCACCCCCATCTCCTCCATCTCCCTATCCCTCACTCCCCGTTAGTCCACCAGAATTTATGCGAGAAGTTCTCGGCAAAATCATGGCATGGCAGGGAGATGAATTGCCCGTGAGTGCGTTCCCTGTAGATGGAACTTTTCCCACAGGGACCGCAAAATGGGAAAAACGCAATGTAGCAGAAGAAATTCCTGTTTGGGACCCTGATGTCTGCGTACAGTGCAGCAAGTGTGTCATCGTTTGTCCTCATGGTGTGATTCGGGGTAAGGCTTATGAAGCGGGTGAATTAACTAACGCCCCAACAACTTTTAAATCAATCAGCGCTAGAGATAAGGATTTTGCGGGACAGAAGTTTACGATTCAAGTTGCCCCAGAAGACTGTACAGGATGTGCTATCTGTGTAGATGTTTGCCCTGCCAAAAATAAATCTTTGCCAGAACGCAAAGCAATTTATATGGAAGCGCAGTTACCTTTGCGGGAACAAGAACGTGAAAACTGGAATTTCTTCTTAAGTCTGCCAAATCCTGACCGTCGGCAACTGAAATTACATCAGGTTCGCCAACAACAACTGCAAGAACCATTGTTTGAATTTTCTGGTGCTTGTGGTGGTTGTGGCGAGACGCCTTACCTAAAATTGCTGACACAATTGTTTGGCGATCGCGCAGTTATTGCCAACGCCACAGGTTGTTCTTCAATCTACGGTGGAAACCTACCGACAACTCCTTGGACAACGAACGCCGAAGGAAAAGGTCCTGCATGGTCTAATAGTTTGTTTGAAGACAACGCTGAATTTGGCTTTGGTTTCCGCCTCTCCCTAGATAAGCACGCCGAATTTGCCACTGAACTTCTGCAAAAATTGAGCGATGAAATAGGAGATGATAACCTCGTTCAATCTATCCTTAACCAAGAGCAAAAAACCGAAGCAGATATCTACGAACAACGCGAACACGTTAAGTTGCTAAAACAAAAGTTAGATCAGCTGCTGGAGAGTGAACAAAACGCAAAGACGCAGGAACACCAGAACGCAGAGAGTTTTGCGATCGAAAGTTTAAAATCTCAAATTATAACCGCAGACGCACGCGGATACACACAGACAGAACAGACAAATGTCAACCTCCAAAAGCGTCCATCGGCGGTTCAAAATCTTAGACCTCAAATTATAACCGCAGATATAAACGGACACACGCAGATGAAACAGACAAATGTCCGCGTTCATCAGCACGGCAGGTGCTTCAAGTCGGGAAACGCGCCCAACGCACTGCCTCGTCCATCAGCGGTTCAAAATCTTAAGTCAATAGCTGATTACCTTGTTAGGAAAAGTGTTTGGATCGTCGGCGGTGACGGTTGGGCATATGACATCGACTTTGGTGGAATCGACCATGTAATTGCAAGTGGTCGCAATGTCAACATCTTGGTCATGGATACCGAAGTTTATTCTAACACGGGTGGTCAGTCTTCCAAAGCAACTCCACGAGCAGCAGTTGCTAAGTTTGCCTCGAGTGGCAAGCCAGCAGGTAAGAAGGACTTGGGACTAATTGCCATGACATACGGTCATGTTTACGTAGCAAGTGTAGCGCTTGGTGCACGAGATGAACATACTCTCAAGGCATTTCTGGAAGCAGAAGCTTATGACGGACCATCACTGATTATTGCCTATAGCCACTGCATTGCTCATGGTATCAACATGACTACAGCAATGAATCATCAGAAAGCTTTGGTAGAAGCAGGTCGTTGGTTGCTGTATCGATATAATCCTGACTTACGCAAAGAGGGTAAGAATCCTTTGCAATTGGATATGCGTCAGCCCAAGCAATCAGTAGATCAGTCGATGTACCAAGAGAATCGCTTCAAAATGCTCACTAAGAGTAAACCTGCCCTTGCCAAGCGCCTGTTGGAAGAAGCGCAAGCCGAGGTAGATGCACGCTGGCAGATGTACGAGTATTTGGCAAATCGCAAACTACCTTAA